A stretch of Homalodisca vitripennis isolate AUS2020 unplaced genomic scaffold, UT_GWSS_2.1 ScUCBcl_4347;HRSCAF=10476, whole genome shotgun sequence DNA encodes these proteins:
- the LOC124372915 gene encoding uncharacterized protein LOC124372915, with protein sequence MSVATQATWVCANCRKQKKGSTSQLDDEENILTSNSDNTFEVSSLGVQRAILAKVNSLVDMRAKVDSIEESMKFIADKYDSLLAEVMGLRKENGELRARVEVLVKKEKSSKEVISNLSSDLADLDQYGRRLNLEIHGLKVVGDPREENLSNVLEKLSNDIGIDYKPEDIHQAHRLQQPRRDGKPPTIIVQYYSKTSRDLWLKNGRRAKISDVYFNENLCPQYRQLLREAKLRAKTHNFRFVWFSGGRILAKKRGK encoded by the coding sequence ATGTCTGTGGCCACGCAGGCTACGTGGGTTTGTGCTAATTGCAGGAAGCAGAAGAAAGGTTCAACATCTCAGTTAGATGATGAAGAGAACATCCTAACCTCCAACTCCGACAACACTTTTGAGGTTAGTAGCCTAGGTGTACAGAGGGCAATACTAGCCAAAGTCAATTCTCTAGTGGACATGAGGGCTAAGGTTGATAGCATTGAAGAGTCCATGAAATTTATAGCTGATAAATATGACTCCCTGCTGGCAGAAGTCATGGGTCTGCGTAAAGAAAATGGAGAGCTGAGGGCTAGGGTAGAGGTGCTGGTGAAGAAAGAGAAATCAAGTAAAGAGGTGATTAGCAATCTCTCTAGTGACTTAGCCGATCTAGACCAGTACGGAAGACGGTTAAATCTCGAGATTCATGGGTTGAAAGTAGTTGGCGATCCCAGGGAGGAAAATCTTTCAAACGTACTTGAGAAATTATCCAATGACATCGGTATTGATTATAAGCCTGAAGACATCCATCAGGCCCACCGCCTTCAGCAGCCGAGGAGAGATGGAAAGCCTCCCACAATCATCGTTCAGTACTACTCCAAGACATCAAGGGACCTCTGGCTGAAGAATGGAAGAAGGGCCAAGATAAGTGATGTGTACTTTAATGAGAACCTATGCCCGCAGTACAGACAATTACTTCGAGAGGCTAAACTTAGAGCTAAGACGCATAATTTTAGGTTTGTCTGGTTTAGTGGCGGGCGAATACTGgcaaaaaaaaggggaaaatga